A single Symbiobacterium thermophilum IAM 14863 DNA region contains:
- the nuoK gene encoding NADH-quinone oxidoreductase subunit NuoK, with amino-acid sequence MPAFSLNAYVALSAVLFALGGIGVLVRRSPLAILMCIELMLNAANLLFVAFGRAHGGYEGQIMAFLVITVAAAEVAIGLALTVLLFRRRAEVDVDRVNELKL; translated from the coding sequence ATGCCCGCATTCTCGCTGAATGCCTACGTCGCCCTCTCCGCCGTCCTGTTCGCCCTCGGCGGCATCGGCGTGCTGGTGCGGCGCAGCCCGCTGGCCATCCTGATGTGCATCGAACTGATGCTCAACGCCGCCAACCTGCTGTTCGTCGCCTTCGGACGGGCGCACGGCGGCTACGAGGGACAGATCATGGCCTTCCTCGTGATCACCGTGGCGGCGGCGGAGGTGGCCATCGGCCTGGCGCTGACGGTGCTGCTGTTTCGGCGCCGCGCAGAGGTGGACGTGGACCGCGTGAACGAGCTCAAACTCTAG
- the nuoL gene encoding NADH-quinone oxidoreductase subunit L: MDLAWMLPAIVVVPLLSAAIVGYFRNTWSKSLVSWVACGSVAISFALTVAVAAQYWGGGAVAPIRSALTSWGSLLDLGLVADGLSLWWALVVTGAGLLIHIYSTAYMREDESYGRFMAKMNFFIFAMTLLVLSDNFVGLAMGWGCVGLASYMLIGFYFTRPGAQNAAIKAFVMNIIGEAGLFAGIAFIYANFGSFKFDDVFGAIAQGPVSASALNLIGLLLLIGAAAKSAQLPLHTWLPYAMEGPTPVSALIHAATMVTAGVYLVSRAYPIYEVATGAAMAVAWIGGLGALFGALVAAGQFDIKRVLAFSTLSQIGYMFLANGLGAYVAADFHFFTHAFFKACLFLAAGIVVHHYGGDQDIRHMGGLWYRDRFAGLTFGAAALALIGLPPFAGFFSKDEILLAAYSQGQWALFAIAIVAAGLTAFYNVRLFSLVFLGDAYVPPAKPAGKKRSRAQAAAEEAAHAHGHSHGHDHATPAAMKWPVAILAVLSVVSGWLFFDHVQLTALEPAFPTLELHHESVNPVVAGLSVAVALAGGLISWYLYRPAGARRAVELDPLHKPGILYNMFYVDTLYDVAFVQPARATAEFVGDLFDPRGIDGVVNGLGALSRGLGGLLRRWQSGLVRSYVLTVFAGVLLVVAYYMFYV; encoded by the coding sequence ATGGACCTCGCCTGGATGCTGCCGGCCATCGTCGTCGTCCCGCTCCTGAGCGCGGCGATCGTGGGCTACTTCCGGAACACCTGGTCGAAGAGCCTGGTGTCCTGGGTGGCCTGTGGCTCCGTCGCGATCTCGTTCGCCCTGACGGTGGCCGTCGCGGCGCAGTACTGGGGCGGCGGCGCCGTCGCACCGATCCGGTCGGCCCTCACCTCGTGGGGCAGCCTGCTCGACCTGGGCCTTGTGGCAGACGGACTGTCCCTCTGGTGGGCCCTCGTCGTCACCGGGGCCGGCCTGCTGATCCACATCTACTCCACCGCCTACATGCGGGAGGATGAGTCCTACGGCCGGTTCATGGCCAAGATGAACTTCTTCATCTTCGCCATGACGCTGCTCGTGCTCTCCGACAACTTCGTCGGGCTGGCCATGGGCTGGGGCTGCGTGGGCCTGGCCTCCTACATGCTGATCGGCTTCTACTTCACGCGGCCCGGCGCCCAGAACGCCGCCATCAAGGCCTTCGTGATGAACATCATCGGCGAGGCGGGGCTGTTCGCCGGCATCGCCTTCATCTACGCCAACTTCGGTTCCTTCAAGTTCGATGACGTCTTCGGCGCCATCGCGCAGGGACCGGTGAGCGCCTCCGCGCTGAACCTGATCGGCCTGTTGCTGCTCATCGGCGCGGCGGCCAAGTCGGCGCAGCTGCCGCTGCACACCTGGCTGCCCTACGCGATGGAAGGCCCCACGCCCGTGTCGGCGCTGATCCACGCCGCCACGATGGTGACGGCGGGCGTCTACCTGGTCTCCCGGGCCTACCCGATCTACGAGGTGGCCACGGGCGCGGCGATGGCCGTCGCGTGGATCGGCGGCCTCGGGGCGCTGTTCGGCGCCCTGGTCGCGGCCGGCCAGTTCGACATCAAGCGAGTGCTGGCGTTCTCGACCCTGTCCCAGATCGGGTACATGTTCCTGGCCAACGGTCTCGGGGCGTACGTCGCCGCCGACTTCCACTTCTTCACCCACGCGTTCTTCAAGGCGTGTCTGTTCCTCGCCGCCGGCATCGTGGTGCACCACTACGGCGGCGACCAGGACATCCGCCACATGGGCGGCCTCTGGTACCGGGACCGGTTCGCCGGCCTCACCTTCGGTGCCGCCGCCCTGGCCCTGATCGGCCTGCCGCCCTTCGCCGGGTTCTTCTCCAAGGACGAGATCCTGCTCGCGGCGTACAGCCAGGGGCAGTGGGCCCTGTTCGCCATCGCCATCGTGGCGGCCGGGCTGACCGCCTTCTACAACGTGCGGCTCTTCAGCCTGGTCTTCCTGGGCGACGCCTACGTGCCGCCGGCGAAGCCCGCGGGCAAGAAGCGCAGCCGGGCGCAGGCCGCGGCGGAGGAGGCGGCCCATGCGCATGGGCACAGCCACGGCCATGACCATGCGACGCCCGCGGCCATGAAGTGGCCGGTGGCGATCCTGGCCGTGCTGTCGGTGGTCTCGGGCTGGCTGTTCTTCGACCACGTCCAGCTCACCGCCCTGGAGCCCGCCTTCCCGACGCTGGAGCTGCACCACGAGTCCGTCAACCCGGTGGTCGCCGGCCTGTCCGTGGCCGTGGCCCTGGCGGGCGGCCTCATCTCGTGGTACCTCTACCGGCCCGCGGGCGCGCGGCGAGCGGTGGAGCTCGACCCGCTGCATAAGCCGGGCATCCTCTACAACATGTTCTACGTGGACACGCTGTACGATGTGGCCTTCGTGCAGCCTGCCCGGGCGACGGCGGAGTTCGTGGGCGACCTGTTTGATCCCCGCGGCATCGACGGCGTGGTCAACGGGCTGGGGGCACTGTCCCGGGGGCTCGGCGGACTGCTCCGCCGCTGGCAGAGCGGCCTGGTCCGCTCCTACGTGCTGACGGTCTTCGCCGGCGTCCTGCTGGTGGTCGCGTACTACATGTTCTACGTCTAA
- a CDS encoding NADH-quinone oxidoreductase subunit N, which produces MPVDLNFTIAAPLLALAAGALLILLLDLLFRYETIQGPMYVAAVGAVLVAGWYLVPLWRGAAEPFGFHGMLVMDRFAAVYGLVLLGAALLAILLSFGRVREDQSGYLALLLWAAMGMVLLGGAGNLMVIFLGIELLSLALYVMIAFAPKRMAAREAAFKYFVLGSVAAAFLIFGFALIYGAAGTMSLTGIAAAARSFTSEGAWSVGLYYKVGVGLAIVGLAFKMALVPFHIWAPDVYQGAPTPVTAFMAIGTKAAAFAAMARLLVAAVPQAYQPSFLLPLSILAFASMMLGATVGIWQSDLKRLMAYSGIANAGYLIMAIPGLGLDGLSAAAYYLAAYGFATMGVFAVVRILEADGVDGSQLANLKGLFYRSPWVGVCLAVLFFGLIGVPPTGGFVGKFLLAIAAVRGGAWIVLTGLILSTGISAYVYLKVIGTAFTRTKVAPQPEEGEEPHPPTRTAAQVVLAIATAGTLVLGVLPGPVSELLRVALAGM; this is translated from the coding sequence GTGCCTGTCGATCTCAACTTCACCATTGCGGCGCCGCTCCTGGCGCTGGCCGCCGGGGCGCTGCTGATCCTGCTGCTGGACCTGCTCTTCCGGTACGAGACGATTCAGGGGCCCATGTACGTCGCCGCGGTCGGCGCGGTGCTCGTCGCGGGCTGGTACCTGGTGCCGCTCTGGCGGGGGGCCGCCGAGCCGTTCGGCTTCCACGGCATGCTGGTGATGGACCGGTTCGCCGCGGTCTACGGTCTGGTGCTGCTCGGCGCCGCGCTCCTGGCGATCCTGCTCTCCTTCGGCAGGGTGCGGGAGGACCAGTCCGGCTATCTCGCCCTCCTGCTCTGGGCTGCCATGGGCATGGTGCTGCTGGGCGGCGCCGGGAACCTGATGGTCATCTTCCTCGGCATCGAGCTGCTGTCGCTGGCGCTGTACGTGATGATCGCGTTCGCGCCGAAGCGGATGGCGGCCCGGGAGGCGGCCTTCAAGTACTTCGTGCTGGGTTCGGTGGCCGCCGCGTTCCTGATCTTCGGCTTTGCCCTGATCTACGGCGCCGCCGGTACCATGTCGCTCACCGGCATCGCCGCGGCCGCCCGGTCGTTCACCAGCGAGGGCGCCTGGTCGGTGGGCCTCTACTACAAGGTGGGCGTGGGCCTGGCCATCGTGGGCCTGGCGTTCAAGATGGCGCTGGTGCCGTTCCACATCTGGGCGCCCGACGTCTACCAGGGCGCGCCGACGCCCGTGACGGCGTTTATGGCCATCGGCACCAAGGCGGCGGCCTTCGCCGCCATGGCCCGCCTCCTGGTCGCGGCCGTCCCCCAGGCCTACCAGCCGTCCTTCCTGCTGCCGCTGTCCATCCTGGCCTTCGCCTCGATGATGCTGGGCGCCACGGTGGGTATCTGGCAGAGCGACCTGAAGCGGCTGATGGCTTACTCCGGCATTGCCAACGCCGGTTACCTGATCATGGCGATCCCGGGACTGGGGCTGGACGGGCTGTCTGCCGCCGCCTACTACCTCGCCGCCTACGGCTTCGCGACGATGGGCGTCTTCGCGGTCGTCCGCATCCTGGAGGCGGACGGGGTGGACGGCTCGCAGCTGGCCAACCTGAAGGGGCTCTTCTACCGCAGCCCGTGGGTGGGCGTCTGCCTGGCCGTGCTGTTCTTCGGCCTGATCGGCGTGCCGCCGACGGGCGGGTTCGTGGGCAAGTTCCTGCTGGCCATCGCCGCCGTGCGGGGCGGCGCCTGGATCGTCCTGACCGGTCTGATCCTCTCCACCGGCATTTCCGCCTACGTCTACCTGAAGGTGATCGGTACCGCCTTCACGCGGACGAAGGTGGCCCCGCAGCCCGAGGAGGGCGAGGAGCCGCATCCGCCCACCCGCACCGCCGCCCAGGTGGTGCTGGCCATCGCCACCGCCGGCACGCTGGTGCTGGGCGTGCTGCCCGGGCCGGTGTCCGAGCTCCTGCGGGTGGCACTGGCGGGGATGTGA
- a CDS encoding ISLre2-like element ISSyth3 family transposase, translated as MEQIRAAVDFSFQEIERLAWQQTLDCFREALVEALSAIDTALYESRDPSRYVYKEMRSRSVVTKFGPITFQRRYYWDREEERFVFLLDEVLGIAKRQRVSDSVRADAVEASVTAGSYRGAAAELERRDCQVFVSHEAIRQWNLQTGRALAAAEKQQQMTLAGTRRVRVLFIEADGFWPARQRGKKAEVRLFVIHEGWIQRGPGSKEYSLVNRRDFVPEPGRDSWEQLSELLESEYDLSETWVIINGDRALWIREGVTWFPKALYQIDRFHLKRELNHVLRHRPQRLEQAHAALEANDAGRLLAVLDEAHKAETDTDRRGKMRRLLADLRTMPESIRDYRIRLQERGVNVEGLRGVGAAEGAVERYSARLRKVGRSWSESGLMAMLQVMAAYYRGALRGAVQYVERALGLESVNAAAEKVRHRVRETVGRGVDAARHARMPILNAGRNNSGGYSKTFRGFAGLVTR; from the coding sequence ATGGAGCAAATTCGTGCTGCGGTGGATTTCTCCTTTCAGGAGATTGAACGTTTGGCTTGGCAACAGACACTCGACTGCTTCCGCGAGGCTTTGGTCGAGGCGCTCTCTGCGATTGACACGGCGCTGTACGAGAGCCGAGACCCGAGTCGGTATGTGTACAAGGAAATGCGGTCCCGAAGCGTCGTCACCAAGTTCGGGCCGATCACGTTCCAGCGCCGCTACTACTGGGACCGCGAGGAAGAGCGTTTCGTGTTCCTGCTGGATGAGGTGTTGGGAATAGCGAAACGGCAGCGGGTGAGTGACTCGGTAAGGGCAGATGCGGTTGAAGCGTCTGTGACAGCTGGATCGTACCGGGGTGCTGCGGCAGAGCTGGAGCGGCGGGATTGCCAGGTGTTTGTCAGCCATGAAGCGATTCGGCAGTGGAACCTGCAGACCGGAAGGGCGCTTGCAGCGGCGGAAAAACAGCAGCAGATGACGTTGGCCGGTACCCGACGTGTGCGGGTCTTGTTCATCGAGGCAGACGGGTTCTGGCCAGCTCGTCAGCGTGGCAAGAAGGCAGAAGTCCGGCTGTTTGTGATTCATGAGGGTTGGATCCAGCGAGGCCCAGGTAGTAAGGAGTACAGCCTGGTGAACCGGCGCGATTTCGTGCCCGAACCGGGCAGGGATAGCTGGGAGCAGTTGAGCGAGCTTCTGGAGAGCGAGTACGACCTAAGCGAGACCTGGGTGATCATCAACGGGGACCGGGCGTTGTGGATCCGGGAGGGCGTGACGTGGTTTCCCAAGGCGCTGTACCAGATCGATCGGTTCCACCTGAAGCGGGAGTTAAACCATGTGCTGCGCCACCGGCCCCAGCGCTTAGAGCAGGCACACGCTGCACTTGAAGCAAACGATGCTGGACGGTTGCTGGCGGTGCTGGATGAAGCGCATAAAGCCGAGACCGACACGGATCGTCGTGGGAAGATGCGCCGGCTGCTGGCCGACCTCAGGACGATGCCGGAGTCAATTCGAGATTACCGTATTCGGCTGCAAGAGCGGGGCGTCAACGTTGAGGGGTTACGCGGCGTGGGCGCCGCGGAAGGGGCGGTGGAGCGGTATTCGGCACGGCTGCGGAAGGTGGGGCGGAGCTGGTCGGAAAGTGGCCTGATGGCAATGCTGCAGGTGATGGCAGCATATTATCGCGGCGCTTTACGGGGGGCCGTACAGTACGTTGAGCGTGCGTTGGGGCTTGAATCTGTGAACGCGGCTGCGGAGAAAGTGCGCCATCGGGTTCGTGAGACCGTAGGCCGGGGAGTCGATGCTGCCCGGCATGCACGCATGCCGATCCTGAACGCCGGTCGCAACAACAGCGGAGGATACTCCAAGACGTTCAGGGGGTTTGCGGGTCTGGTGACCAGGTAA
- a CDS encoding helix-turn-helix domain-containing protein, with protein MSDGLGLPALHYLGEQRLALGARRTVEVPSVRYGRFVWSDSCSLLAVGEGVRGRWSCRVAQGEVLLLCPDEQVWVTSLSDHAGELRMLYFETRGEGHGHSIASWVPPVPVRLPGVEPALQARADAANGGSAPLIDFFRIQAHLYELMAAYLSGARRRPGQYSLLSYAEQVRSQMAAHSEREYSIELIARNSGVSPHRFYEAFRLLTGLTPHKYLSALRLRKALRLLAGDFRSVAEVAHAVGYEDEFYFSRVFKRELGLAPSAFVRQIRARPDVNVPCGDLAIFGLAAPPHDSAEPVPESAASPPACPREEEEAPPGAAWSRRVRKLGQLLGLESVAAHWTAIMERRLCHLKGLVRSRFGDTPFLVVGVDTDGYRVFGTRHPGLGDLLYISGGFTPCRTVHGLREVRVASLDEVAAFGCRTALFLVQGRARPSLPAEWADAVGPEGTRCLAVGWCGVEDAARYEWLVERLTLHLLEPEFAADTSG; from the coding sequence ATGTCGGATGGACTCGGCCTCCCGGCCCTGCACTACCTGGGCGAGCAGCGGCTGGCGCTGGGTGCAAGGCGCACGGTGGAGGTGCCGTCTGTCCGTTACGGCCGGTTCGTGTGGAGCGACAGTTGCAGCCTTCTGGCGGTGGGCGAGGGCGTGCGCGGCCGGTGGAGCTGCCGGGTCGCGCAGGGGGAGGTCCTGCTGCTCTGCCCGGACGAGCAGGTGTGGGTCACCAGCCTGAGCGATCACGCCGGGGAACTGCGGATGCTGTACTTCGAGACCCGGGGGGAAGGGCACGGCCACAGCATAGCCAGTTGGGTTCCGCCGGTTCCGGTGCGGCTTCCCGGGGTGGAGCCGGCCCTGCAGGCCAGGGCGGATGCGGCGAACGGCGGGTCTGCGCCCCTGATCGACTTCTTCCGCATCCAGGCACACCTCTACGAGCTGATGGCGGCCTACCTGAGCGGGGCGCGCCGGCGACCCGGGCAGTACTCGCTCCTGAGCTACGCGGAGCAGGTCCGCAGCCAGATGGCCGCCCACAGCGAGCGGGAGTACAGCATCGAGCTGATCGCCCGGAACTCGGGCGTCAGCCCCCACCGGTTCTACGAGGCATTCCGGCTGCTCACCGGCCTCACGCCGCATAAGTACCTCTCGGCGCTCCGGTTGCGGAAGGCCCTGCGGCTACTGGCCGGGGATTTCCGGTCGGTGGCGGAGGTGGCCCACGCCGTGGGCTACGAGGACGAGTTCTACTTCAGCCGGGTGTTCAAGCGGGAACTGGGCCTGGCGCCCAGCGCCTTCGTCCGGCAGATCCGCGCCCGCCCGGACGTGAACGTCCCCTGCGGCGACCTGGCGATCTTCGGGCTGGCCGCCCCGCCGCACGATTCCGCGGAGCCGGTGCCTGAGAGCGCCGCAAGCCCGCCCGCGTGCCCGCGGGAGGAAGAGGAGGCCCCTCCGGGCGCCGCGTGGAGCCGGCGGGTGCGGAAGCTGGGGCAGTTGCTGGGCCTGGAGAGCGTGGCCGCCCACTGGACCGCTATCATGGAACGGCGGCTGTGCCACCTGAAGGGCCTCGTCCGCAGCCGGTTCGGGGACACGCCCTTCCTGGTGGTGGGCGTGGATACGGACGGTTACCGGGTCTTCGGCACCCGCCATCCGGGGCTGGGGGACCTGCTCTACATCTCCGGCGGCTTCACCCCCTGCCGCACCGTGCACGGGCTGCGGGAGGTCCGGGTTGCGTCCCTGGACGAGGTGGCCGCCTTCGGCTGCAGGACGGCCCTGTTTCTGGTCCAGGGTCGGGCTCGGCCCTCGCTCCCGGCGGAGTGGGCCGACGCCGTGGGACCGGAGGGGACCCGCTGCCTGGCGGTGGGCTGGTGCGGGGTGGAGGACGCGGCCCGGTACGAATGGCTGGTGGAACGGCTTACGCTGCACCTGCTGGAACCGGAGTTCGCAGCGGATACGTCAGGGTAA
- a CDS encoding ABC transporter permease — MKRSLLIPLLTVLLVVLTVGSLFIGVTDISVTQVLRLTEDQRMVLMTSRVPRTAAIILAGVGMGVSGLIMQQLSRNKFVSPTTAGTDDSARLGILVAMILFGSATMLQKMVLALVFALAGTYIFMAILERVKLKDAVFIPLVGLMFGSIVSSITTFFAYRYDLLQAVTTWLQGNFALVIKGRYELLYFSVPAVIAAYIYANRFTIAGMGEDFATNLGVNYRSVVNVGLALVSLVSALVLLTVGMLPFLGLIIPNLVSIFQGDHLRRNLPLTALVGAVFLLACDIVGRLLIYPYEVPIGLTVGVIGSAMFLYLLWKGQRTREA, encoded by the coding sequence GTGAAACGATCGCTCCTGATCCCGCTGCTCACCGTTCTTCTCGTCGTCCTCACCGTCGGTTCGCTGTTCATCGGCGTGACGGACATCAGCGTGACGCAGGTGCTCCGGCTGACCGAGGACCAGCGAATGGTGCTCATGACCAGTCGGGTGCCCCGGACCGCCGCGATCATCCTGGCTGGGGTCGGCATGGGGGTATCCGGGCTGATCATGCAGCAGCTCAGCCGCAACAAGTTCGTTTCGCCGACGACGGCCGGCACCGATGACTCCGCCCGTCTGGGCATCCTGGTGGCGATGATCCTCTTCGGTTCGGCCACGATGCTGCAGAAGATGGTCCTCGCCCTGGTGTTCGCCCTGGCCGGCACGTACATCTTCATGGCGATCCTGGAACGGGTCAAGCTGAAGGACGCCGTGTTCATCCCGCTGGTGGGCCTGATGTTCGGCAGCATTGTGAGCTCGATCACGACGTTCTTCGCGTACCGGTACGACCTCCTTCAGGCCGTCACCACCTGGCTCCAGGGCAACTTCGCCCTGGTGATCAAGGGGCGCTACGAGCTGCTCTATTTCTCCGTGCCGGCGGTGATCGCCGCCTACATCTACGCCAACCGGTTCACCATCGCCGGCATGGGGGAGGACTTTGCCACCAACCTCGGCGTGAACTACCGCAGTGTCGTCAACGTCGGGCTGGCCCTGGTCTCCCTGGTCTCCGCGCTGGTGCTTCTCACCGTCGGGATGCTGCCCTTCCTCGGGCTGATCATCCCCAACCTGGTCTCCATCTTCCAGGGCGATCACCTGCGGCGCAACCTGCCGCTCACGGCTCTGGTGGGCGCCGTCTTCCTGCTGGCCTGCGACATCGTGGGGAGGTTGCTCATCTATCCGTACGAGGTGCCGATCGGCCTGACGGTCGGCGTGATCGGCAGCGCCATGTTCCTCTACTTGCTATGGAAGGGACAGCGAACCCGTGAAGCATAA
- a CDS encoding iron chelate uptake ABC transporter family permease subunit, whose product MKHKRNLIILGILLLLALTVVGLYLFVPLRGNIQYILRLRTHKVLAMALTGTAIAYATVVFQTITNNRILTPSIIGMDSVYQLFQTIMVFFWGSTALQFVDQQINFLITVTLMIGFALLLYQVLFRKDGTNLHFLLLMGIVMGTLFGSLTTFLQVLIDPNEYAGLQSRLFASVSRVNTNLLFLGGGLMIPVMLYGLRYVRTLDAIALGRDHAINLGVDYGPVLRRMLIVVAVLMAAATALVGPITFLGLLVANISYHLLDTYRRGPLIAAAVAVGVVFLVGAQLIMERVLAYSTPVSVIVNFIGGMYFLYLVLKERTAW is encoded by the coding sequence GTGAAGCATAAGCGGAACCTCATTATCCTGGGCATCCTCCTCCTGCTGGCCTTGACCGTCGTCGGCCTCTACCTGTTCGTCCCGCTGCGGGGGAACATTCAGTACATCCTGCGGCTGCGCACCCACAAGGTGCTGGCCATGGCGCTTACCGGCACGGCCATCGCCTATGCCACGGTCGTCTTCCAGACCATCACCAACAACCGGATCCTGACCCCGTCGATCATCGGCATGGACTCCGTCTACCAGCTGTTCCAGACCATCATGGTCTTCTTCTGGGGGTCCACGGCGCTGCAGTTCGTCGACCAGCAGATCAACTTCCTCATCACCGTGACGCTGATGATCGGCTTTGCCCTGCTGCTGTACCAGGTGCTGTTCCGCAAGGACGGCACGAACCTCCACTTCCTGCTCCTGATGGGCATCGTGATGGGCACCCTGTTCGGCAGCCTGACCACCTTCCTGCAGGTGCTCATCGACCCCAACGAGTACGCCGGCCTGCAGTCCCGCCTGTTCGCCAGCGTCAGCCGGGTCAACACCAATCTGCTCTTCCTGGGCGGGGGGCTGATGATCCCGGTGATGCTGTACGGGCTGCGGTATGTGCGGACCCTGGACGCCATCGCTCTGGGGCGGGACCACGCCATCAACCTGGGCGTGGACTACGGCCCGGTGCTCAGGCGGATGCTCATCGTCGTGGCCGTGCTCATGGCCGCGGCCACGGCCCTGGTGGGCCCGATCACCTTCCTGGGCCTGCTGGTGGCCAACATCAGCTACCACCTGCTGGACACCTACCGGCGGGGGCCGCTGATCGCCGCGGCGGTGGCGGTGGGCGTGGTCTTCCTGGTGGGGGCGCAGCTCATCATGGAGCGGGTCCTGGCCTACTCCACGCCGGTCAGCGTGATCGTGAACTTCATCGGCGGCATGTACTTCCTCTACCTGGTCTTGAAGGAGAGAACGGCATGGTAA